One Methanococcus aeolicus Nankai-3 DNA segment encodes these proteins:
- a CDS encoding radical SAM protein — protein sequence METTDEIGQVTIKDVYSTSEEEKESRRSKFAHATKVHPCYNEKLHHKIGRVHLPVAPKCNIACRFCRRSVGSECCEDRPAVASRIMKPSEVEEYMTETLKKMPNLKVVGIAGPGDSLFNKETFETFEIIDEKFPDLVKCLSTNGLLLPKYVKKIADLNIKTITTTVNAIDPEILKEIVDWVYYEKKTYKGIDGAKLLIKNQKEGIRKADQEGLVVKINTVLIPELNLNHVKDIAKEFEDIAYLQNVIPLIPMYKMDHLSKPTCEEISKVRDESEEHLQQFRACQQCRADAAGLLTEKEHLENKKGMKLNIYDLKHFSH from the coding sequence ATGGAAACAACAGATGAGATAGGACAGGTAACTATTAAAGATGTATATTCAACATCAGAAGAAGAAAAAGAAAGTAGAAGGTCAAAATTTGCCCATGCTACAAAAGTACATCCATGCTATAATGAAAAATTGCACCACAAAATAGGGAGAGTGCATCTTCCAGTAGCACCAAAATGTAATATTGCATGTAGGTTTTGTAGGCGAAGTGTGGGTAGCGAATGCTGTGAAGATAGACCAGCAGTAGCTAGTCGTATAATGAAGCCATCAGAAGTTGAGGAATATATGACTGAAACACTTAAAAAAATGCCAAATTTAAAAGTTGTGGGTATTGCAGGTCCAGGAGATAGTTTATTTAATAAAGAAACTTTTGAAACTTTTGAAATTATTGATGAAAAATTTCCAGACTTAGTAAAATGTTTATCTACAAATGGATTATTGCTTCCAAAATATGTTAAAAAAATAGCGGATTTGAATATAAAAACCATTACAACCACGGTTAACGCTATTGACCCAGAAATACTTAAAGAAATTGTAGATTGGGTATATTATGAAAAGAAAACCTACAAAGGCATTGATGGAGCAAAATTATTAATTAAAAATCAGAAGGAAGGAATTAGAAAAGCAGATCAGGAAGGACTAGTCGTAAAAATTAACACGGTTCTTATTCCCGAATTAAATTTAAACCATGTAAAAGATATTGCAAAAGAATTTGAAGATATTGCATATTTGCAAAATGTAATCCCTCTTATACCAATGTATAAAATGGACCATTTAAGCAAACCAACCTGTGAGGAAATAAGTAAGGTAAGGGACGAAAGCGAAGAACATTTACAACAATTTAGAGCTTGTCAGCAATGTAGGGCAGATGCCGCAGGTCTTTTAACTGAAAAGGAACATTTAGAAAATAAAAAAGGAATGAAATTAAATATTTACGATTTAAAACATTTCTCACATTAA
- a CDS encoding ACT domain-containing protein — translation MEKVVITITGQDRTGIVANISNILAKNNVNILDIRQSIMDDLFTMIMLVDISTSAKNFMDIEKELNEAGEEIGVKVIAQHENIFKYMHRI, via the coding sequence ATGGAAAAAGTAGTAATTACAATAACCGGACAGGACAGGACAGGAATTGTGGCAAATATATCCAATATTTTAGCTAAAAACAATGTAAATATATTAGATATTAGACAATCTATAATGGATGACTTATTTACAATGATAATGCTTGTAGATATTTCAACATCTGCAAAAAATTTTATGGACATTGAAAAGGAATTAAATGAAGCAGGTGAAGAAATAGGAGTTAAGGTAATAGCACAACATGAAAATATTTTCAAATATATGCATAGAATTTAA
- a CDS encoding cytochrome c biogenesis CcdA family protein, with protein MDLFLIFIAGIFTALGPCVMTVLPIVFAYTFGISESKTEAFIISLSFVLGFSIVFSLLGAVSSIFGIMIGFSKIKYLAGIIAILFGITILLKKRFSFRSKQNIFVKIIKKLNEKTSFKYKILTSIILGISYGFGANVCADPVLAGILTYTASKEDILFGFFALLIYSLGYGLPIILLSTLGMEGKKIIEKISNFEIINIISGLMLIILGVYLLIH; from the coding sequence ATGGATTTATTTTTAATATTCATTGCGGGGATTTTTACGGCATTAGGTCCTTGCGTAATGACTGTATTACCTATTGTATTTGCATACACATTTGGAATTTCCGAATCTAAAACCGAGGCATTTATAATATCTTTAAGTTTTGTTCTGGGATTTTCCATAGTTTTTAGTTTATTGGGTGCAGTTTCGTCAATATTTGGAATTATGATAGGATTTTCAAAAATAAAGTATTTGGCAGGGATAATTGCAATATTATTTGGAATAACAATATTGTTAAAAAAAAGATTTTCATTTAGGTCAAAACAGAATATATTTGTAAAAATTATAAAAAAATTAAATGAAAAAACATCATTTAAATATAAAATATTAACTTCAATTATATTGGGTATATCATATGGATTTGGCGCAAATGTATGTGCAGACCCAGTTTTAGCCGGTATATTGACATATACGGCCTCAAAAGAAGATATATTATTTGGATTTTTTGCACTGTTAATTTATTCTTTGGGATATGGTCTTCCCATTATATTATTAAGCACATTAGGTATGGAGGGCAAAAAAATTATTGAAAAAATTTCTAATTTTGAAATAATCAATATAATTTCTGGGCTAATGCTTATAATATTGGGGGTTTATTTGTTAATTCATTAA
- a CDS encoding thioredoxin family protein, translating into MSKYIKLLILCSLSSMILFAGCVGTADGTNNNENHEISLNITDNTVMLEFYADWCGYCKALEPTIKDLENEGIEVIKIDTDKNQNLANQYGVRALPTIVYIKDGKIVDKTIGYKPEEIKEKAKKIYNN; encoded by the coding sequence ATGAGCAAATATATAAAACTGTTAATATTGTGTTCCCTATCTTCAATGATATTATTTGCTGGATGTGTGGGGACAGCAGATGGGACAAATAACAATGAAAACCATGAGATAAGTTTAAATATTACAGACAATACGGTTATGCTTGAATTTTATGCCGACTGGTGCGGATATTGTAAGGCCCTTGAACCTACAATAAAAGACCTTGAAAATGAAGGAATTGAAGTAATAAAAATAGACACAGATAAAAATCAAAATTTGGCAAATCAATATGGCGTAAGGGCATTGCCTACCATCGTATATATTAAAGATGGAAAAATTGTTGATAAAACCATTGGATACAAGCCAGAGGAAATAAAGGAAAAGGCAAAAAAGATATACAATAACTAA
- a CDS encoding YwbE family protein — translation MSGTTRKNIKIGGCVSIVLKKDQKSGKLTKGIIKDILTKSPSHPHGIKVRLTGGEVGRVKKIYETENI, via the coding sequence ATGTCAGGAACTACAAGAAAAAATATTAAAATAGGCGGTTGTGTTTCAATTGTATTGAAAAAAGACCAAAAATCAGGCAAATTAACAAAAGGTATAATTAAAGATATATTAACAAAATCACCATCGCACCCCCATGGAATTAAAGTTCGTTTAACTGGTGGCGAAGTGGGTAGGGTTAAAAAAATATATGAAACTGAGAATATTTAA
- a CDS encoding methanogenesis marker 17 protein — MAKIYVECQDEAGQKIYDKIVQTALEDLVIGKSLIEVKMICMEEEPLFIIGALPKTTSKLIKLRDIVSLEESKPDEKDPNKTISLLKITDETYAHELFDKINIIDQPSRFELLTDSDIDLDMVIHDAKDDFKLKILDFMNRVFPEGMRVRKAYHGKSLVMMASETPYKEEWVKIAMDLKKELEEKV, encoded by the coding sequence ATGGCTAAAATTTATGTTGAATGTCAAGACGAAGCAGGCCAAAAAATATATGATAAAATAGTTCAAACTGCACTTGAAGATTTGGTAATCGGAAAATCATTAATTGAAGTAAAAATGATATGTATGGAAGAAGAGCCACTATTTATTATTGGAGCTCTCCCAAAAACAACATCAAAATTAATAAAATTAAGAGATATTGTTAGTTTGGAGGAATCAAAACCAGACGAAAAAGACCCAAATAAAACAATATCTTTGCTAAAAATAACAGATGAAACTTATGCCCATGAATTGTTTGATAAAATAAATATAATAGACCAACCATCAAGATTTGAATTACTAACTGATTCGGATATTGATTTGGATATGGTTATTCATGATGCAAAGGATGATTTTAAATTAAAGATATTGGACTTTATGAATAGAGTATTTCCTGAGGGTATGCGGGTTAGAAAAGCATATCATGGAAAAAGTCTTGTTATGATGGCATCAGAAACACCGTATAAAGAAGAATGGGTTAAAATAGCAATGGATTTAAAGAAAGAATTGGAAGAAAAAGTATAA
- a CDS encoding RlmE family RNA methyltransferase — MGKKDKRWVMQRKNDFYYKLAKQNHYRSRASYKLLQLNEKFEIIYEGDNVVDLGCAPGGWLQASYDLVGEDGFVIGVDLQKVKPLREENIVAIQGDMTKKETINKIIDLMPSKADVVICDASPNISGVWEVDHSRSIELSLMALIATTHLLRKNGNFVVKVFQGSLFDQYVQLLTKYFKKVQTTKPKASRSVSAEVYVIGKKFLGKKFDKNTDFPIIKLIEDNEFLDRYIEETHEKKEGNETSDNDEDNNKNGLMIKKIKELRGKRSKL; from the coding sequence ATGGGAAAAAAAGATAAACGATGGGTAATGCAAAGAAAAAACGATTTTTACTACAAACTTGCAAAACAAAATCATTACCGTTCAAGAGCATCATATAAATTACTTCAATTAAATGAAAAATTTGAAATAATTTACGAAGGAGATAATGTTGTGGATTTAGGTTGTGCCCCCGGTGGTTGGTTGCAAGCCTCCTATGACCTTGTGGGGGAAGATGGCTTTGTAATTGGTGTGGATTTACAAAAAGTAAAGCCATTAAGGGAAGAAAATATTGTAGCTATTCAGGGCGATATGACTAAAAAAGAAACAATAAATAAAATAATAGATTTAATGCCCTCTAAGGCTGATGTTGTAATATGCGATGCTTCACCGAATATTAGTGGAGTTTGGGAAGTTGACCATTCTCGTTCTATTGAATTATCTTTAATGGCACTAATTGCTACAACTCATTTATTAAGAAAAAACGGTAATTTTGTGGTAAAAGTATTCCAAGGTAGTTTATTTGACCAGTATGTCCAATTATTAACAAAATACTTTAAAAAAGTCCAAACCACAAAACCTAAAGCCTCCCGTTCTGTTAGTGCCGAAGTTTATGTAATTGGAAAAAAATTTTTAGGAAAAAAATTTGATAAAAATACAGATTTTCCGATTATTAAATTAATAGAGGATAATGAATTTTTAGATAGGTATATTGAAGAAACACATGAAAAAAAAGAGGGCAATGAAACTTCTGACAATGATGAGGACAATAACAAAAACGGGCTTATGATTAAAAAAATCAAGGAGCTCCGAGGAAAAAGAAGTAAATTATAA
- a CDS encoding KH domain-containing protein — protein sequence MDTAMNVEVLKIPKERIGVIVGKGGEIKNRIEKELKVEIDIEEDGEITIFSTKEQEDPLATWKARDIIKAIGRGFNPEKSLKLISDDYIIEIIDITEHASSDNAVKRLKGRVIGSGGKSRRYIEELTDTDVSVYGKTIAVLGDYESVQIAKEAINMILRGNSHSKMYKYLERHRQDIKRKELELWK from the coding sequence ATGGATACAGCTATGAATGTTGAAGTTTTAAAAATTCCAAAAGAAAGAATTGGAGTTATAGTAGGAAAAGGCGGAGAAATTAAAAATAGAATAGAAAAAGAATTAAAAGTAGAAATTGATATTGAAGAAGATGGAGAAATAACAATATTTTCCACAAAAGAACAGGAAGACCCACTGGCAACTTGGAAAGCAAGGGACATAATAAAGGCAATAGGCAGGGGATTTAATCCTGAAAAATCATTAAAATTAATTTCTGATGATTATATTATTGAAATAATAGATATTACAGAACATGCCAGTTCAGATAATGCTGTCAAAAGATTAAAGGGAAGAGTAATCGGAAGTGGTGGAAAATCCAGAAGATATATTGAAGAATTAACTGATACAGATGTATCTGTTTATGGAAAAACAATTGCCGTATTGGGAGATTATGAATCTGTTCAAATAGCAAAAGAAGCCATAAATATGATATTAAGGGGAAATTCTCACTCTAAAATGTATAAATACCTTGAAAGACATAGGCAAGATATTAAAAGAAAAGAATTGGAACTTTGGAAATAA
- a CDS encoding serine protein kinase RIO has translation MENPNKQEKRLDNEYQKKIIERKKKFLEDFKTENSVFDKKTQLALFGLLNANHVDEYLGIINSGKESIVFLAVKDNKYCAVKVYRVSTCDFKTMWKYIQGDPRFHLRKSSTRQIIHAWVDKEYRNLLRANKYVNSSKAILKRDNVMLMELVGDGDIPAPRLKDYNGDIDYSKLYNTIVEDLKILYNDAQIVHGDLSEYNILIKDNEPVYIDFSQGVVIQHPLSKSLLIRDIKNVCNYFIKKGVSCNYKELFKYITGEELRPIEEELAIGY, from the coding sequence ATGGAAAACCCCAATAAACAGGAAAAACGACTGGATAACGAATACCAGAAAAAAATAATTGAAAGAAAAAAGAAATTTTTGGAAGATTTCAAAACTGAAAATAGTGTATTTGATAAAAAAACCCAGTTGGCACTGTTCGGACTTTTAAATGCAAATCATGTTGATGAATATCTTGGAATAATTAATTCTGGAAAGGAATCAATAGTATTTTTAGCAGTTAAGGATAATAAATATTGTGCTGTAAAAGTTTATCGAGTTTCAACCTGTGATTTTAAAACTATGTGGAAATATATCCAAGGAGACCCACGATTTCATTTAAGAAAGAGCTCCACCAGACAGATAATACATGCCTGGGTAGATAAAGAATATAGAAATCTATTAAGAGCAAATAAATATGTAAATAGCTCAAAAGCAATATTAAAACGGGACAATGTAATGTTAATGGAATTGGTGGGCGATGGAGATATTCCAGCCCCTCGATTAAAAGATTACAATGGAGATATAGATTACTCCAAATTATATAATACCATTGTGGAAGATTTAAAAATATTATACAATGATGCCCAAATTGTTCATGGGGATTTATCGGAGTATAATATATTGATTAAAGATAATGAGCCTGTTTATATTGACTTTTCCCAGGGTGTTGTAATACAGCATCCCCTTTCAAAATCTTTATTGATTAGAGATATAAAAAATGTTTGTAATTACTTTATTAAAAAAGGAGTTTCCTGCAATTATAAAGAATTATTTAAATATATAACTGGGGAGGAGCTCCGACCAATTGAAGAAGAATTAGCAATAGGATATTAA
- the eif1A gene encoding translation initiation factor eIF-1A, with protein sequence MAPQQPTRVRTPREENNEILGIIEQMLGASRVRVRCMDGHTRMGRIPGKLKRKIWVREGDIVIVVPWEVQSDQKCDIIWRYTKGQVSWLSKKGYLKQAYD encoded by the coding sequence ATGGCGCCACAGCAACCCACAAGAGTTAGAACTCCAAGGGAAGAAAACAATGAAATATTGGGAATAATAGAGCAAATGCTTGGAGCAAGTAGAGTAAGAGTAAGATGTATGGACGGACATACAAGAATGGGTAGAATCCCAGGAAAATTAAAAAGAAAAATATGGGTCCGAGAAGGGGATATCGTAATAGTAGTGCCTTGGGAGGTTCAATCCGACCAGAAATGTGATATTATTTGGAGATATACAAAAGGACAGGTAAGCTGGTTATCTAAAAAAGGATATTTAAAACAAGCATATGATTAA
- a CDS encoding HIT family protein: protein MCIFCKIVDEEIPAKIVYETNTTIAFLDVNPKTKGHTIIIPKSHYETFEELPDNILMDLMKTIKEVIKLLKPLNYEGYNILNNNKPIAGQEIPHVHFHLIPRYSNEQEEIIKMSKSINCDLDEILSCVQKD, encoded by the coding sequence ATGTGCATATTTTGTAAAATTGTAGATGAAGAAATACCTGCAAAAATAGTTTATGAAACAAATACTACAATTGCCTTTTTAGATGTCAATCCAAAAACCAAGGGGCACACAATTATAATACCTAAATCTCATTATGAAACTTTTGAGGAGCTCCCTGACAACATACTAATGGATTTAATGAAAACTATTAAAGAAGTAATAAAATTATTAAAACCATTAAATTATGAAGGATACAATATTTTAAATAATAATAAACCAATTGCAGGTCAGGAAATTCCACATGTTCATTTTCATTTAATACCAAGATACAGCAATGAACAGGAAGAAATTATAAAAATGTCAAAATCTATAAACTGCGATTTAGATGAAATATTATCGTGTGTTCAAAAAGATTAG
- a CDS encoding corrinoid protein gives MSAEILNKLAESVVNLDENGALNAAHDALKTGIPAQVAIIEGLCEGMKLVGKKYEEKEYFVPEVLMASNAMNKAVDVLKPHVIIDEDDIPAKIVMGVIQGDIHEIGKNIVAMMTEAGGFEIHDLGRNVQCEKFVDYAIENNADIIMMSTMMTTTMYNMKKVIGILEEKGVRDKFIVMIGGGPVSSAFAKEIGADAYTENANEALNVAKELYKKRNNGQ, from the coding sequence ATGAGTGCTGAAATTTTAAATAAACTTGCAGAATCTGTTGTAAATCTAGATGAAAATGGAGCCTTGAATGCAGCGCATGATGCATTAAAAACTGGAATTCCTGCACAGGTGGCCATAATTGAAGGGTTGTGTGAAGGCATGAAATTAGTCGGTAAGAAATATGAAGAAAAAGAGTATTTCGTTCCAGAAGTATTAATGGCCTCAAATGCCATGAATAAAGCCGTAGATGTCTTAAAACCACATGTAATAATAGATGAAGACGATATTCCTGCTAAGATTGTAATGGGCGTAATTCAAGGAGATATTCATGAAATAGGAAAGAATATTGTAGCAATGATGACAGAAGCAGGAGGTTTTGAAATTCATGATTTAGGTAGAAATGTACAGTGTGAAAAATTCGTAGATTATGCCATAGAAAATAACGCAGATATAATCATGATGTCTACAATGATGACAACCACAATGTACAATATGAAAAAAGTTATTGGTATTCTGGAAGAAAAAGGTGTTAGGGATAAATTTATAGTAATGATAGGTGGAGGTCCGGTATCTTCTGCTTTTGCAAAAGAAATAGGTGCAGATGCATATACTGAAAATGCTAACGAAGCGTTAAATGTTGCCAAAGAACTCTATAAAAAACGAAATAATGGACAATAA
- a CDS encoding uroporphyrinogen decarboxylase family protein, protein MTPKERLLGAITGSGIDRIPAAPLIGNFAGRMAGYTVNEIAKDGTKLAKSLEYTYNMIKPDLVTILTDLSIEAEAMGCELEYFDNDVPVVKRHVSLDEISIPNPEKDGRMPEFLKCIEHLVEKIGNEVFIGMCVPGPFTITGNVHGAESMMMDLVMNPDVVKEEIKLATETSKLFINACMDRGAIPLICDPIASGSLISPKFYEEFALNPSKEIVDEIHKRGLPAVLHICGDSNPIHDLMAETGADFLSVDANVNLKEMKEKVGKKVGIIGNIDPGSTIYLGSKEEVINECKKAIEYASDNPKGFILASGCEIPLESKKENVKAIVEASEVYGKI, encoded by the coding sequence ATGACTCCAAAAGAAAGACTTTTAGGGGCAATTACTGGAAGCGGTATTGATAGAATACCTGCGGCCCCACTTATTGGAAACTTTGCTGGAAGAATGGCAGGGTATACCGTAAATGAAATTGCAAAAGATGGAACTAAATTGGCTAAATCCTTAGAATACACATACAACATGATTAAACCAGATTTGGTAACAATATTAACGGATTTAAGTATAGAAGCTGAGGCCATGGGTTGTGAATTGGAGTATTTTGATAATGATGTCCCAGTAGTTAAAAGGCATGTATCACTCGATGAGATATCCATTCCGAATCCTGAAAAAGACGGAAGAATGCCCGAATTTTTAAAATGTATTGAGCATCTTGTGGAAAAAATTGGAAATGAAGTATTTATTGGAATGTGTGTCCCAGGACCATTTACAATAACGGGAAATGTTCACGGAGCAGAGAGTATGATGATGGATTTGGTAATGAATCCAGATGTTGTTAAAGAGGAAATAAAACTGGCAACAGAAACCTCAAAATTATTTATAAATGCATGCATGGATAGGGGAGCGATACCTTTAATTTGTGATCCAATAGCATCTGGTTCATTAATAAGCCCGAAATTTTATGAGGAGTTTGCACTAAATCCCTCCAAAGAGATTGTAGATGAAATACACAAACGTGGATTACCAGCAGTATTGCATATTTGTGGGGACTCAAATCCAATACATGACCTTATGGCTGAAACCGGGGCAGATTTTTTAAGTGTTGATGCCAATGTTAATTTAAAAGAAATGAAAGAGAAAGTAGGTAAAAAAGTAGGTATAATTGGAAATATAGATCCTGGAAGCACCATATACCTTGGAAGTAAGGAAGAAGTCATTAATGAATGCAAAAAGGCAATAGAATACGCATCAGACAATCCAAAAGGATTTATTCTTGCATCGGGTTGTGAAATACCATTAGAATCTAAGAAAGAAAATGTAAAGGCAATAGTTGAAGCATCAGAAGTCTATGGAAAAATCTAG
- a CDS encoding uroporphyrinogen decarboxylase family protein gives MTPKERIDSVLDGGTNIPSVPIISPYFLNLSLNKDKELFNFHLNLYERYKPDLITLIHENVSLEIETLKILGRKIKDTYITVALDCPISYLSAIDDNFMINLYLKKEEIHSKMDNYVEYLKENIGIIIENEGIPFLGDPTAPFIGPKMYEEFGIPYLKKIFRFIKSYGAPVFLHICGELTPIIDQLKKLDIDVLSFEDSLGVVGALDCVLMGNIKPKDMLNDCIDSKINQVIKNKGKQHIIATGCELLPNTPEKNIIKLINSRVDYD, from the coding sequence ATGACGCCAAAAGAAAGAATTGATAGTGTCCTTGATGGGGGGACCAATATTCCCTCCGTCCCAATAATAAGCCCATATTTTTTAAATCTTTCATTAAACAAAGACAAAGAACTGTTTAATTTTCATTTAAATTTATATGAGAGATATAAACCAGATTTAATCACATTAATACATGAAAATGTAAGTTTAGAAATTGAAACTTTAAAAATACTGGGAAGGAAAATAAAAGATACATATATAACTGTTGCTTTGGACTGTCCAATATCTTACCTATCTGCAATTGACGATAACTTCATGATAAATCTTTATTTAAAAAAAGAAGAAATTCATTCAAAAATGGACAATTATGTGGAATATCTCAAAGAAAATATTGGAATAATTATAGAAAATGAAGGAATTCCATTTTTAGGAGACCCCACTGCTCCATTCATTGGACCAAAGATGTATGAAGAGTTTGGAATACCCTATTTAAAAAAAATATTTAGATTTATAAAATCTTACGGAGCTCCGGTATTTTTACATATATGTGGCGAATTAACTCCAATTATTGACCAGTTGAAAAAATTGGATATCGATGTTTTAAGTTTTGAAGATAGTTTGGGTGTTGTAGGAGCTCTTGACTGTGTATTGATGGGAAATATAAAGCCTAAGGATATGCTGAATGATTGCATAGACTCTAAAATAAATCAGGTTATAAAAAATAAGGGAAAACAGCACATAATAGCGACAGGTTGTGAGTTGCTTCCCAATACTCCCGAAAAAAACATTATTAAATTAATTAACTCGAGGGTGGATTATGATTGA
- a CDS encoding uroporphyrinogen decarboxylase family protein encodes MIDIEEEVKNRTLIAPMGGCYIAKLYGCGKKHHFCRNGEIFGKALCKAKEHFGHDIIHLSSDIYVEVEAMGLYDWSCISEGYGKMDEDFDLDSLTIDLDGGRIPEYRKAIEYCNSKNNTAFVSVSAPFTLAAILRGIDRFMIDLIKNEKFAKDLIKKTTEISKIVIEDINEIAHPFVVDAVSSSSLISPEFYRKFAFKPIKKVMKACDFPILHMCGDINPILDDVKKTGTKIISFDDNLDISKAFEAFKDLIVFGNIDPSMMYYSKVDKVEMEVKKCMEAKGGDFILSTGCSLPVGAPKKNLEALVHYGGCYDV; translated from the coding sequence ATGATTGACATTGAAGAAGAAGTTAAAAATAGAACTTTGATAGCACCAATGGGTGGGTGTTATATTGCAAAACTTTATGGATGCGGTAAGAAGCACCATTTTTGTAGAAATGGGGAAATTTTTGGTAAAGCACTTTGTAAGGCAAAGGAACATTTTGGCCATGATATTATCCATCTTTCCTCAGATATATATGTTGAAGTGGAAGCCATGGGATTGTACGATTGGAGCTGTATATCTGAGGGCTATGGGAAGATGGATGAAGATTTTGATTTGGATAGTTTAACGATTGATTTAGATGGTGGGAGAATTCCCGAATACAGAAAGGCAATTGAATACTGCAACTCAAAAAATAATACGGCATTTGTAAGCGTAAGTGCCCCATTTACTCTTGCAGCAATTCTGAGAGGCATTGATAGATTTATGATAGATTTAATAAAAAATGAAAAATTTGCTAAGGATTTGATTAAAAAAACTACAGAGATATCCAAAATTGTTATAGAAGATATAAATGAGATTGCACACCCTTTTGTTGTTGATGCGGTGTCATCTTCCTCCCTTATTAGTCCAGAATTTTATAGAAAATTTGCTTTTAAACCGATAAAAAAAGTAATGAAGGCATGTGATTTTCCCATCTTACACATGTGTGGAGACATAAACCCAATATTAGATGATGTTAAAAAAACAGGAACAAAAATTATAAGCTTTGATGATAATTTAGATATTTCTAAAGCCTTTGAGGCATTTAAAGACTTAATTGTTTTTGGAAATATTGACCCTTCAATGATGTATTATTCAAAAGTAGATAAAGTAGAAATGGAAGTAAAGAAATGTATGGAAGCTAAGGGTGGTGATTTCATATTGTCCACTGGATGTAGCCTCCCAGTGGGAGCTCCAAAGAAAAATTTAGAGGCGTTAGTGCATTATGGGGGGTGTTATGATGTATAA